The Stieleria maiorica genome includes the window AAAAAATGACGAACCGATCGGTTCAGCTCCTCCGCCATCTCCGTAAACGCATCCCAGGCATGACCGGGTTTCGATTTCGCTTTGCGTGCCGCCGCCTTGATCCGTTTGACCAGCACCAAAGCGTCTTTCGCGTTCTCCGGGTGCGTGATCAGCGCCCAACTGGCGAACCCGAGTGCCCGTCGAGCCTGAATCGCCAGCGGCTTGCTTTCACCGGCGGGTTCGAGTCCCAAGAACTCCATCGCCAGATCTTCGGCCGGCCCCAAACGTTCGGCACCCAGGCGGACGATTTTGCGGTCACCCAAGACGGTGCCGGTGTAGGTTCGCGCGACGACCTTTTCGCTGGTCTTGGTGTCGACCTTGGCCTTGATCGGCAACATGCCGCCGGCGACCAATTGCGCCTCGGTGTCTCGTTTCGATTTGGCGGGACGTTTTTTCGTCGTCTTGCTCATGCGTCTTCCTCCGACGAGTCGACTTTGCGTTTGGCGTAGATCTCCGAGGCCATCCGCACGCCCTCGCTGTACGTGACCGGACCGATCGAGCTGATTCGCTGAGGTTTCTGGCTGTCGTCGACGAACACCAATCCGCCGGTCCACGTCGGCGATTCCGGGTACTCATCCCCGATGAAATACCGGGCTTCGATCAGGGCGTGGTTCTCCCAAACCCGGCAGGTCGCGTAGCCGCCGCGAACGGGATAGCCCAAACGACGACAGTGGGACGTGGCAAAGTTCAATTGTTCGAAGTGGCCGCCGGAAAAGTCGTTGATGGAATTCAGTTCCAACTGGTCGTCGGTCGGCTGATAGATCGGGCGATACAGTTGGTCGATCGATTGTCGGATGCCCAGATCCCCGGCCAGTTCACGCAGTTCTTCCAGATCGCCGATCAGGATCGGGTGGGGCACGGCAAAGGCATCGCTCTTGAACCACTGGGTTTCGCCATCCAGGTCGATCACCCCCAGCCCGCGTTTCGGGTCGACCTCGCGAAGCAACCCGGCACGCTCCAGGTCAAACTTTCCGCCCGCGGCCACCGGCACGATCACCATGTTTTCGATGCCGCCGCGCCATGCGGGATCCTCCCAAATCTCTGTCAGCACCGCGCGTGGGATCGACAAGGAACGCAGCATCCATCGTTCGACCGTGTGCAAACAGTCCAATTCATGCTCGGCCAACCAATCGGCCAGCGCCAACAACGACTCGGCCGTTTCGGTTTCCTTGAGCCATTTGGGGACCGACGCGAGCGATTTGCCTTTGGGATTCTGGCAAACGAGTTTTCCGGCGCGGAGCCCCAGCTTGTAATCCCGCTCGGCATCCACCCACGCGTCCTGCTGTTGGACCGTTGACGTCATCGATTCCTCCACGCCTGTTTCATACCGCCCTGTAGGACTGTCCTGAGCCGCCAGGTGGATATTGTGCCACAGTAGCGCACGGCAGTGGGGAGGGGGACGTAGCTTGCTCGATGCGAGCGTGGAAAATGCCGGGGATCCACCTTCTGGCTAT containing:
- a CDS encoding DUF4132 domain-containing protein, encoding MTSTVQQQDAWVDAERDYKLGLRAGKLVCQNPKGKSLASVPKWLKETETAESLLALADWLAEHELDCLHTVERWMLRSLSIPRAVLTEIWEDPAWRGGIENMVIVPVAAGGKFDLERAGLLREVDPKRGLGVIDLDGETQWFKSDAFAVPHPILIGDLEELRELAGDLGIRQSIDQLYRPIYQPTDDQLELNSINDFSGGHFEQLNFATSHCRRLGYPVRGGYATCRVWENHALIEARYFIGDEYPESPTWTGGLVFVDDSQKPQRISSIGPVTYSEGVRMASEIYAKRKVDSSEEDA